Proteins encoded in a region of the Vicia villosa cultivar HV-30 ecotype Madison, WI linkage group LG5, Vvil1.0, whole genome shotgun sequence genome:
- the LOC131605514 gene encoding uncharacterized protein LOC131605514 produces the protein MDFGALDISGKNYLTWALDAQIHLSAEGHGDTIKEGNKSSDQQKAKAMIFLRRHLHEDLKNEYLTVTDPHVLWKNLKDRYDHQKTVILPKARYEWMHLRFQDFKSVCDYNSAMFRITSKLLLCGEKVTDEDMLEKTFSTFHASNVLLQQQYREKGFIKYSDLISCLLVAEQNNELLMKNHEARPTGTTPFPEVNVARHDHYRKNRGRGRAYARGRGRNYAHGLGFDRGRNGNHKNTYFHPKWKNVEKNEKEGQSSKTNENICYRCGGKGHWSRTCRTPKHLVDLYQKSLKNKKERIDTHFANEDDDPDYGNMDVTHLDIGDFFVDPDGKIDHIIGDGSVKK, from the coding sequence ATGGATTTTGGGGCTCTTGATATTTCGGGAAAGAACTATTTGACATGGGCCCTAGACGCCCAAATTCATTTAAGCGCAGAAGGTCACGGTGACACTATTAAAGAAGGAAATAaatcatctgatcaacaaaaggcAAAAGCCATGATATTCCTTCGTCGTCACCTTCACGAGGATCTTAAAAATGAGTATCTTACTGTAACTGACCCACATGTCTTGTGGAAAAATTTGAAAGATAGATATGATCATCAAAAAACGGTTATCCTACCAAAAGCTCGATATGAATGGATGCATTTACGTTTTCAGGATTTTAAAAGTGTATGTGATTATAATTCTGCAATGTTTAGAATAACTTCTAAGTTATTATTATGTGGAGAAAAAGTAACTGATGAAGATATGCTAGAAAAAACATTTTCCACTTTTCATGCATCCAATGTGCTCCTGCAGCAGCAGTATCGAGAAAAGGGGTTTATTAAGTATTCTGACCTAATATCTTGTCTTCTTGTGGCTGAGCAAAATAATGAACTATTGATGAAAAATCACGAGGCCCGTCCCACTGGTACAACTCCATTCCCAGAAGTGAATGTGGCAAGGCACGACCACTATAGGAAAAATCGTGGTCGCGGTCGTGCATACGCACGTGGTCGTGGTCGTAATTATGCTCATGGTCTTGGTTTTGATCGTGGTCGCAATGGGAATCATAAAAACACATATTTCCACCCGAAGTGGAAAAAtgttgaaaagaatgaaaaagagggtcAGAGTagcaaaacaaatgaaaatatttGCTATCGTTGTGGAGGAAAAGGTCATTGGAGTCGCACTTGTCGTACTCCAAAACACCTTGTTGATCTTTATCAAAAATCactgaaaaataaaaaggaaaggatCGATACTCACTTtgctaatgaagatgatgatccaGATTACGGTAATATGGATGTTACCCATTTAGATATTGGTGACTTCTTTGTTGATCCAGATGGAAAAATTGATCACATTATTGGAGATGGAAGCGTCAAGAAATAA
- the LOC131605515 gene encoding uncharacterized protein LOC131605515 — MGPQRRMGIYVGYESPSIIKYLEPTTGDLFTARFADCHFDESNFPTLGGENKKLEKDISWNEVSLSHLDPRTKQYELEVQKIIHLQNLANQLPNAFTDPKGVTKSYIPAANAPIKTDIPVGQSNESQPRLKRGRPIGSKDKNPRTRKGAKNKDGPSEDIENLKESSDIIDISSLEEID; from the coding sequence ATGGGTCCTCAAAGGAGGATGGGAATATATGTTGGATATGAATCTCCGTCTATTATAAAGTACCTTGAACCAACAACAGGAGATTTATTCACTGCTCGTTTTGCTGATtgtcattttgatgaatcaaattttccaacattagggggagagaataagaAGCTGGAAAAAGATATCAGTTGGAATGAAGTATCATTATCTCATCTTGATCCTCGAACAAAACAATATGAACTAGAAGTTCAAAAGATAATTCACCTGCAAAACTTAGCAAATCAATTGCCAAATGCGTTCACTGATCCAAAAGGTGTGACTAAATCATATATACCAGCTGCAAATGCTCCAATAAAAACTGATATCCCTGTTGGACAATCTAATGAGTCTCAAccacgcctgaagcgtggtagacCAATCggttccaaagataaaaatcctcGAACAAGAAAGGGAGCTAAGAATAAAGATGGCCCAAGTGAGGATATAGAAAATCTAAAAGAATCGTCAGACATAATAGACATTTCATCTCTAGAAGAGATTGATTAG